gctggctagatcagggtttcccaaatgttttactttagttggaacccatttatTTTCAATACTGTTTTCTGCAGCccaaaaataaacacacacacacacacacaaattaaaagaatacattttcagtgtttcacccggctgcatcctccacccagcctgggccagggcttggggaacccagcgccacatgggcactccagggctgtgtctacacttgcggcttcttgcgcaagtatggccgttcttgcacaagaatccacagaacgtccacactgcccgcccgctcttgtgcaagaaatttaagtacggcatggtaagagagcttcttgtgcaagagctatgctcttttttaacaggtgtaagccctcttgcacaggagctcttgcacaagagcgcagtgcggatgctcggcagggatttcttgcacaagaaagccctatggataaaatggccatcagagctttcttgcgcaagagagcatccacgctgccatgggcgctcttgcacaaaagcacagctcacataTGGCAGTgaatgttttcttgcacaagatgttctcacacaagaagctgccagtgtaggtATAGCccaagaggcaggagcaggagcagattgtggGTAGGAtatctggctaagagggagggtgcaaggagaggtagggttgccaggtgtctggttttgtaccggacagtccgttatttgagggttctgtccgggaaacaaattgagaaataccagatatataaaatgtccggtattttctaattaggttaagttttattattattaggtgaaTCAGTCTgtagctgtgaactgcctggctggtagatgtgctcatgctgcgtgagtgtgtctaccagccaagcagtttgcaactactcggGGGAGAGTATGGGGCGGAGGGcacaaaatggaatccccagggctggactcacTTGTGTGCCCGGGTCTGCGTGTGCCCGGGCCAGGCCTgctagcctcccccccccccttctccccagtccagcaccgctgcccccatccagccctgcttctggttcTCCCATGCTCCTCCTCCTGAtcgcccccatccagccccatcccctgtccagccctgcttccagagggtggttctcctgtcctccccctccccccccagtctccgctggccagccctcctgccagccctggtTCCGCTGCCCGCCCTCCCCAATCTCCgccagacagccccactgccctcaaccctgcttctgccacccacccagatctccacgggacagtcctgctacccccaaccctgcttcccggatggcctattccccccctcccccccccccccgacacacacacctcctcccagcccgccccgctctgctcccctgctggcccggtatttttttcccgtggcctgGTACCAGGCCGTGGCCCGGTACCAGGCCATGGcacatagtttgggaaacgctgatctagacagtgcttggtcctgctgtgagggcaggggactggactcgatctcttgaggtccctttcagttctagtgctctatgattgttctgtcatcagaggccaagaagaatactttaatcatttgtgttccTCTTCTCCAGACCATCTccaatttcaccacatctttcttaaaatgtggtacccagaactggacacagtactccaattgaagcctaatcaatgcagagtacaATGGAACTATTACTTCTCATTTCTTGttcctgtgaatgcatcccagaatcacgtttgcttttttcgcaacagtgtcacactgttgcctcatatttagcttgtggtccactataacccctagatccctttgtgcagtctttcttcctagacagtcactttccattctgtatgtgtgaaactgattgttccttcctaaatggagtactttgcatttatccttattaaacttcatcagaccatatctccagtttgtccagatcattttgaattatgaccctatcctccaaaacagttgcaacccctcccagcttggtatcatctgcaaatttagtaAGTGTCCTCTCTACACCATTATCTCAATCATTGATGAAGCTATtaaacagaaccaatcccaaaacaGACACCTGTGGAACCCCACCTGTTATTTGTCCTTGTGTCCGTTTGCTTCCCTTAATCATTTTCTAGTTTCTAACTTCTGACATCCTTCTCCACTGCATCTTTCTTTCATTCGTATTTTTTAATATctgccttcctttcccctccaaaCAAAGTCAGTTTTTAACCAGTatctccttcttccttgtttATATAATTTTGGACATCTAGTAAGGAATTCTTAAATTATTCCAATTATAATTTACATTTTTGTGCTTaaatctcccctcccagctcatTTGGGTCAACTGTTTTGAGCTTTGAAAAATTGGCCTTATTAAAGTAGCACATGTATCTATATTCAGACTGTTTGTAAGATATGATTACCTATACCTAAGCCATCTTTAATATATACTTCTGCGATCAGTTTCTCTAGAAGACCTTTCTTAACAGATAAAGAATTTCCTGTATTGGCAGCAACACCTTTTGAGTTAGGCAATTTTCCATTATGGGAAGACCAGCATGGGAGAAGGAGCCCTCATTCTCCAGGAGAGCAGCTGGCTGCATGGGGGAGAAAATAcactgccatgagtgcaggcCTGGGCCAGGCATCCCTGCTTCAGTCAAGAGCTGGCAGTGCTCATGCTCTGTACAAACTCTGCTCTCCCCTAACACTGTCTACCTAGAGCATCATGCAGGACAGTGAAGAGCATTAAAGAAGTGGCTTTGCTAGAAGTGATAGAGCAGAAGCTAAAGAGGACAGAGAGAAGCCCAGATACTCAGTGCAGGCATTTCATGTGCAGCATCTCCACCCTAGGAATCTGCCTTGGGGCAGGAGAAAGTCATTCTTGTGCACACGGAATTCATTTGTTTCTAACAAGGGACAGAGCTAGAAGATGAGAGGCAGCAACAaaccccccacctctccctgtcCCATTCATGGACTGGAatcctcccactgctgctgacTCTTCTGTTCCATGCCAGAATCCCCAGCCAGTGCATCTGGGAATCCATTTCAACTGCGGCAGACAGGCAAGGGACATGGTGCGAGGAAACTGTAGGAAGCACCGGGATCCACTAGACCAGAACCAAACATACCTGTGGACAAATAATTAACCCACAGAGGTGTAAAAGACCTCCTAGTGTAAGGATCACAGTCTAAATGATAGTCTCCTGACTACAGTCCTCCAAGCTCCCCTTCCACGGTCCGCACCATGACGTACAGTTCAGCCAAACCCACCACTGAAGCCACGATCACAGCTGACAGCACACGCTGGggggaaaagaagaaaaggaaagtttAATTGATGCTGCTGGAGCTCTCCATTCAGCCTCCTGTGCTTAGTGGAAATGGAAGGACCCTGGCAGGAACGCCAACGTGCTCTGAACATGCCAAAAGACattcagggtgggggggggggaaggggggggaagtcCCAGCTGTCACTCACCGCTGCTGTTTCTGTGAAGACGTATTGACTGCCGAGGTATGTGCAGGCAAATGCAGCCACCACCGTGACAATGAAGTTGAATATGGTGATGACCACAGCTTTCATGGACCTAACTGGAGTGGAGGGGAGAAACGTCAGCAGAAGCATTTGCAGATAAAAGCTGTTTGTTATTAGTATGCAACATAAAGGGGGTTGGGTAAGCTACAGTATCACTAGCTGGATCTGCCACTACCTTCCCTATTGTTCAGGCAGAAAAATACTCGAGTAAACTTGCCTTTACCTTTAGAAAATAAACTCCCTTCTTTTGAAGaagcaattttgatttaaaacacTTAAATTCACCCTCTGCCTGCAAACTGCAGCAGAGGCATACCATTAGTCAGAGAGAAGTAAGCTGGAAACAAAGTGTCACGGGGGAGGTTCTCTCTTCTTTGGGCACCATGCTCTCTCCTTTTGATCCAAACTCCCAATCCTTGAGGCTCTTCAAAATCCTTCAAGCTCTGACATGCTGCATAATCATCCCTTGTCAGTATTTATTGTTTAGAATAGCTCCCTTATTTCAAGCCATCTAGTGCTAACATCCTCCAAGAAGGGTGGGGCTGCCCCATCTTTGAGGATGGGTAGAATGATTTACTTCTCAGAGATTGTTTTCTGCCTGCTTGCTGTTTACtgtctgaacataagaacggccacactgggtcagagcaaaggtccatccagcccagtatcctgtctgctgacagtggccaaaatcagatgccccagagggagggaacacaacaggtaatcctccccTGATCCCTCCCATGTCACCCATATCCAGTCTGGTTTCCTCTGGTGTTGATAGCGCTCACCTTGCCTTCCCAAATCAGCTAGAGTCCCATACTGGTTCAATTCCTAAGAGGAGaagaacagggttaaaaaaacctATTCCACCCCAAGTGTCAATTGCATAGGGCAGACAATCCCAGTAAAACATCATGCATTTCTGCCCCACTGCGACTAGAACTATATTCAATCAGTAAGTTTGTATGGATACTACCCTGATGCTCAGGTTCTTGTGTTTAAAATACAGATTTGGTCGCCCTGTTtttaggagggaaaaaaagacttCCACCACTTCTCTTTCTCCCTTCAAAGGCCTCGTGCTGCATCAGTCCTCATTCCTTTAGAGGGACTCTGGAgtggggatgtaagcaactagccaactacccaataagcatatgcttatcaactagtcactacccccacttgctgcctcttaccagagagaggcagcaagtggggggagcaggagccagcgctggcttaaaagccagtttccccccagcatcatctccctGGGGAGGGCAATAGCAGGGGACTGGTTGCGAGCTGGGAATCGGCTGATTCCAGGCTCATGACTGGTCCCCAATGCTGTGCCTCTGAATCCATTTAAAAAGTAGAGGTGCAGCTAGGGGACCAGGAGTGAGGGACCTGGACCTGGCAGCACTTAACACATTTGAAAGAcaaagccacagcagggttagcttccggggctgggagctaacctcaCTGCGGCTCTacagttccccccacccccatcaactAATCCAAaatccatcgactactcaattagctaattacatgcattttaacatccctactctggagcCCAACAATGATACTCTTGGATAAGCCAGTCAGGGCCATGGGAAAGCCTTATATGACATTTTCACAAGAACTGAGTTGCTTTTGCATCTGGAGATACCAGACCAAAGAACCTGGGACCTAAATTCATTACTAAATAGTTGTGCTGAGTCCCTTGTTACTTTAACATTAGAGAACAGACTGATCTTTGATTTGGTATCTTCCATGCCTTTCTTCAGACCTGGCAGTTGATGTTTCTTGTTATCCGCTTGTATTCCTCATTGGCTAGTTTAGCCTTTATCTTCTCCAGACGGGCCACCAACTCTGGATTCTAAAGATAATTAATAAACAAGAGAAACTGCAATGAGAGGTGAGGTGCCATTAGTTAATCTGTACATTTATTGACACATGGAAAACATCTAGCTTTGGCATCCCTAGCTAAGAGATGAAAACAGTGTACCAGCCACAGCTGTAGCCAGCATTTATTCCATGCTTGTTACATACCCTTGGAGGTTTCTCCACTTCAGGGAGATAGATCTCGCTGCCTTCCAGTAGTTCATGAAGATAGACTGGAAAACCTAAAACATAAAGAGTTCCTCTAAATCCTTTTGGTTCAAAAAAGCAGGCAGAGCAGTCAAATGTAACATCCAGGTCGTTCTCTGGATCCCTAAACTAAGTAACATCAAGGATGAAACATAAGAAGTGTCTCCAAGATCATCAAAGTGTGTGTGTTAAACAGAATGGTAAAACagcagcaattttttaaaaaacagccattttaattCAGTTACATAGTGTCAATAAGAACAATATAAAAATCCTTTCCATTCAGATGAATGAAAGACAAGTAGCATTATAACTACATTTTAAATTTGATTTGAGATCAGTTTGAGCAATGAAGTTGTTAAGTGAGGAAAGAGCCAAATGAGAGGTTTTATTTTGACTGTTTAACTTGCATTTTTACACTTTGCAATAGTTTTCATTTAGCCAATTCAGAGACTTTTTGTGGATAAAACTGTTACTTAAAAGTTTTGTAGAATTTTTTAGTCACAATGGATTCCCAAGCACTTCAGAGGAATTAAATTCTATACACTTGTCTAACAACTACCAGCTGAAGATTTCAATCCATTTTAAAAACCATAACTTAGGCCACCCATACTCTGTGAAGTCACTAAGTATTACtctcattttacaaatgaggaaactaaggggtaggtgttaagtgatttgcccaaagtgAAAGAGCCATGAAAAAGCCCAATTTATGCCACTAAAGGTGTCAATTATGCAATCATTGTTCCTGCAATAGGAAAAGAAACACATAATAGATATAGGCATGACGAGACAGATACCAAAAGGGGTCTCTGGAAGCAAGAGTTGGAAGAGAAATGTGCTACAGCACAAATACCGGCCATCCTGTCAAAGGATAGAGGTGGATAGTACCAGACAAGAGGGAAATAGAAAGACAAGGTCTATAAATCACATGACTCAATTCCATGAAGGTTTTTATAGACAAAAATGAAGCCTGAAGTAAAACAGTAGCCTGAAGATTGTGCTAAACATGTTTATGCGTCTTTGTACATGTGAGGAAGGGAGCAGCAGTATTGTGTGGGAGAACTGGGGCTTGAAGAGACCATAGAGAAGCAGAGGTAATGGAGGTGAAAGGAACCAAAAGGATTTCAGGGAGGGAAATAAAGGCTCTGGCACTCACAGCAGACAGAAGGTAGGGTCAAGTTTTTGGGTCCCATTACTGGAGGGGAAAATAGGTTATTTTGGGAAGCCTGGAGGTTACTTTAGAAAAACCCACCATCCAGGGACCAGTTAAACCCCTAGaaaacagaatcatagagctggaagagacctcaagaggcccactgcttagtgaggagggagaagcagtaacaggaaacttggaaatggcagagatgctcaattacTTCTTtatttcggtcttcaccgagaagtctggaggtgtgcctaacgtagtgaatacaagcagagagagggtaagttttgAAGATAGgctacacaaagaacaagttaaaaatcacttaggaaagttagatgtcagcaagtcaccaggtcctgatgaaatgcatcccaggatactcaaggagctgatggaggaggtatctgagcctttagctatgatttttgaaaaatcatggcagacgggagattccagaagactggaaaagggcaaatattgtgcccagctataaaaaggggaataagaacaacccaggaaactacagaccggtcagtttaacatctgtcccggggaagataatggagcaggtaattaaggaaatcatatgcaaatacttggaaggtaataaagtgatagggaatagccagcatgggtttgtgaagaacaagtcatgccaaactaatctgatagctttctttgataggataacgagccttgtggataagggagaagcggtggatgtcacatacctagactttagtaaggcatttgatacggtctcgcatgatattcttattgataaactaggcaaatataacttagatagggccacgataaggtgggtgcataattggctggataaccgtagtcagagagttgttgttaacggtgctaaatcctgctggaaagggataacaagtggagttcctcaagggtctgtttcgggacccgtactgttcaatatcttcatcaatgatgtagatattgggatagagagtacgcttattaagtttgcagattataccaaactgggtggggttgcaacttctttggaggatagggacataattcaaaatgaccttagcaagttagagaaatggtcagaggtaaacaggatgaggtttaataaagagaaatgcaaagtgctccacttaggaaggaacaatcagttccatacatacaagatgggaagccactgtctaggaaggagcatggcggaaagggatctaggggtcatagcggaccacaagttgaatatgagtcaacagtgtgatgctgttgcaaaaaaagcaaatatgattctaggttgtatcaacaggtgtgttgtaagcaaaactcgtgaagtcattctgccgctctactctgcactagttaggcctcagctggagtactgtgtccagttctgggcgccacatttcaagaaagatgtggagaaattggaaagggtgcagagaagagcgacaagaatgatgaaaggtttagagaacatgacctatgaagccaggcttcatgaactgggcttgtttagtttggaaaaaagaagattaaggggggacatgatagcggttttcaaatatctaaaagggtgtcacaaggaggaaggagaaaatttgttcctcttggtttctgaggacaggacaaggagtaatgggcttaaagtgcagcaggggaggtttagattggacattaggaaaaaattcctaactgtcagggtggtcaaatattggaataaattgccaagggaggtggtggaatctccctctctggagatatttaagaacaggttagatagacatctgtcagggatggtgtagacggagcttggtcctgccttgagggcggggggctggactcgatgacctcttgaggtcccttccaatcctattattctatgatcaagtccagcccccggcccaaggcaggaccaatcccaactaaatcaacccagcgagggctttgtcaagccaagacataaaaacctctaggaatggggattccaacacctccctagataacccattccagtacttcaccaccctcccagtgaaatagcttttcctaatatccaatttggacctctcccactgtaacttgagcccactgctccttgttctgccatctgtcactactgagaacagcctctctccatcctctttggaacctcccttcaggaagttgaaggctgctctcaaatcccccctcactcttctcttctgcagactaaacaaatccaaatccctcagtctttcctcataggacatgcgctccagcccccttaccATTCtgtcgagtatcagaggggtagccatgttagca
The nucleotide sequence above comes from Pelodiscus sinensis isolate JC-2024 chromosome 21, ASM4963464v1, whole genome shotgun sequence. Encoded proteins:
- the VMA12 gene encoding vacuolar ATPase assembly protein VMA12; this encodes MASSMRVGERLARAAASASGELERLPLELRAELEAALAAQADGRGPGLLVPFSLLRKLQGALRQAGFPVYLHELLEGSEIYLPEVEKPPRNPELVARLEKIKAKLANEEYKRITRNINCQELNQYGTLADLGRQVRSMKAVVITIFNFIVTVVAAFACTYLGSQYVFTETAARVLSAVIVASVVGLAELYVMVRTVEGELGGL